The nucleotide window CTTCATGGGAGAACGGGTAAAATCGATACGGCTGCCCCAGACGGGTGCAAACATCCGAGGCAATACAACCGGGAACAGGTGGGCCGCTGCCAGAAATGCAGGCGGAAGATAAAGACTGAAAAATATCGCCAGCAGGTCGGAAACAAGCAGAAACAGCACATAGACAGGTACCAGTATCACAAGCCATTTCTTTGTGCTGCCATCGAGACGATTATAATTCACGAAGCACAACACTCTCCACGTGCGCCTTGCGATGCGGGACCGCCTTGAGAAAGGTTCGACGTGGAGCCAGTCCAGATTGAAGATACGGTAGACCTGGCGCGGTAGAATAACGAGTAAAATACCTCCCAGTATCGTATACAACACCATTGGCAGAAAGAAACTCCTCGAACCAAATAAGAATCTGCTAATGGGTTCCGGAATCGGTCCAGCAGGTGTTCTCTGGAGCAGAAGACTCAGCGGGTCTGCACCCACAGCCCGTTCTATGAAGAGCGAGATTACAGCATATATCACGGCCACTATGATGAGGGATATGACAAGCAACGGAGCGTCATGAACCGCAATCTGCCACATCCCCTCTTTATCTCTGAGACCGGCCGAAGAAAATCTTTTATCAGTTTCAGAGTCATTATCTTCAATGTTGTTATCCTGATTCAGGGGTTGTCCGTTTCCTGATCCGATCCCGGTCACTTCTTCAATATCACGGTCGATCTCAGCATTTTCGGGATTATCGTCTTCCTCTATTATTACACCCGGTTCTTCATCCTTATCAGGTTCCGCGGAGGAACCGCTCTTCCCTTCAAAGTCAGATCCGATGTCTCCATACCTGGCGTTCAAAGATGGGAACTCATCCAACAACAGATCGATATCCTGCTCCTGTTCGATTCTCAATCGTCGTCCGAGATAAAACAGGTACGTACCAATCGCAAAAAGGATGAAAATATATACGGGAAACACCCAGAGGACGGCAGCAGCCTGCAATGCTTCACCTATTTCATTCAGGCCGTTACCAAATATTTCGTTCAGAAGGTTATTCATTTTCAGACTCTTAATTCATCCCATGGCTTAATGTCTTCGAATGTTTCGTCACTGCTCTTAATCCATTCTTCCATAAAATCGTCTATCTCATCGTTGCTGTGGTCCGGGTACATGTATCGCAGAATCGATTGAATACTGATGTCACGAATGATCCGCAAACCCCAGATATGGTCCTTTTCGCTGGATATAATCTTCTTGAATGATGCCATCGCCCTGCTCTCCAGAGTCTGAATAAAACTCAAAGCTTCCTGGGGACATACGAGAAATATCTTCGTATCCTCGATGAGCTTGTCCTGTTCCTGCGATGTCAGAAAGTGAAATATCTGGCCGTGAGAAAGTCTGTCCGACAGTCCTGTAAGGAATTTTCCAAGTGAAAGTAAGAGTTTTTCCTCTTGAGATGGAAGCGAAAAGACACTGCAATCTTTGAAGAAGGGTATCTCCCTTTCCGCCTCTGACAGGACACGGTCGAAATCCGCCACTTCATTGAGGAATGAATCAACACCATCACGGCACAACCTGTACGCGACATTCTGGGCTGATATCCTGATCGAAAGACTCTTGTTGATCTGGATGGCAAACTGTTCTGCATCCTGAGGATCGACGAGATAATCGTTGAAATAAAGATTCCTCTCGACCTCCAGTTCCCTGTCTTCATGCAGCATTTTCAGTTTATCTTCGATTCTTTCCAGGACTTTTGCGGCTGTTTCCCGGGCTTTTCTAACCCTGATCTCCACAAATTTCAATAACCCCTGGATCAGGCTCAACGATCCCAGCTCCTCATGCTTATACCACCATGAGCCGGTCTTTCTAGCCATCAGTGAGCCGGCTGCGGGGAAAACTCCCATATAGTCAACTCCGCCTACTAATTCAGGAGCATCATCCTCCATCACTTCTTCCATGATCCTGCTTGATTCCGATGGCGTCGTATCAAGATATTTCTTGAGCCGGCGCCTGGTGTACAAATGGTACAGGCCCAGCAAGGGAAAACAGATTATGAATGAGACTATCAGAAGGGCTGGAAACAGCATGGGATGCTCATTAAAACTCTCCAGCAATCTCGCCCCCTCTGTAGAAGGATCGACGAATGTCTTCCAGAGCCTGAAAATTGCCAGTAGTTGTAGAGTTGAAAACACGGCCATAAGCGGGATCCAGATCCTGAAAGCGTAGCCCGGGATATAATTCCAGATCTGTCCCCTCAACCGGGCCCACATGTCGCGCACGATAGCAAATCTCCATCTTCTTTGAGGCAGTTTTTCCTCTTCGGAATCAAGCAGTCTTCGCGCCTGACGGATTATAGTTTCCTCGCACGTCCTGAGGGCCGCACAAAATGTATTCAGTGAATAACCAGCCTTTCCCGTTTCGAGGAGATCGACAAGCTCGTTATCAAGCATTCCCATGATGCGTTTGAGTTCGCTGTTGCATATATCTCTGAGTAACCGGGCCTTTTTATGAAAGTCCAAAGCGACGTCCTGCCCCGGAGGAGGGTAACAACTGTCGATCAGGTGTTCGAGCCATTTCCGGTCGAAATACCTCTCCAGAGTTTCCGGGGGATACCGATACGGTTCCAGAGGGAAGGTCTGGCCTGAAGCAAAGATCTCGAAAAGTCTTTCTTCAAGAGCAGGAGTAGTGGCGCTGATCCTTCCCTTGTAATGAAAAAGCATTTCGTGGATCGTGTCTCTGTATCTTTCTCTGCCTGTGACATTACGCAGAGTATTGGAATCTATTATCTCGTCCTGTATAATTCTGGAAATCCCCAGAATTTCAGCCTGCTGGGCCGGCTGCCCTACATTTCTTCCTTCGGGAACCCTGGCCATCTGGCTATACAGATCTTCGACTATCAGCGAGAGTGCTTTCTGATGGAAATATTTTCTTGTGAATTGAATAGTCGCCAGACTCAATACACAGAAGAAATCCTCTCCGTATTTCGAAAAATTAAGCAGTAGACGAAATTCAGAATCAGCCCGGATTCCTCCCCTGGTACAGAGACCGATAAAGTGTGATGTGATACCTACGATCTCAACATCGTTAAGCTGAATATTGTTCGTAAATCCATCATACAGGAAGAACCTCGGTATGGCGGGTCGCCCCTCTTTCTGAAGATTCGTATGCCAGGCCTCGATGTTTGCCAACTGGCGAGCGATGATCTTTCGGCTCGGCTCGCGGGGCATGTTTACCGACAGGGCAACTGGATGAATAAAAAGACGCGCGTTGCACAAGTCATCCCTGAAACTGAATATTGACGAGTATCTTTCGTGAGCGAGCCGCTCGATAAATGGTAGTACAAGAGGAAGGTAGAACCTGAAATCCTCATCGCGCCAGGCCCCGCAGACGAAAACGTCGAGATAATAAGAGTATCCGAAATTCTTTACCGGCCTGTCACCGAGAAGCTTTTCAAAAGCTGTCGCAATGTTTTCCAGGAGTTTGTTCTCGCTGCTCGACCACAATCTGTCGGGCGAACGATCGATTTTACCTGATCTTTTCGTACAATGGCTCAGTACGATGAATGTCGAGGAATCTTCACGATTGATATCCTCTGAACTTCCCTCTCCGTACTCGTCGAGATAGTGTTGAGCCACCTGCTCACCCATCTCGCCGATTCCCAGAATTATCGACTGGCACTTGAGGATCTTCAATTCTCACCGCCGTTTTCACTCAAGCCCAGCCATCTCATTACGAATTCGGGCATCTTCCCGGAGATATCTGCTCTGTCGGGCGCTGTCCTGCGTGCGAGAGAATCGAAGTATTTATCCAACACCTGAGGTCTGTTTTTTACCGTTTTCCCATACTTTTTCATGAATCCTTTTCGTGGATCTGCCCCTGTATCACCAGGTTCGGGCCACGCGGGCAAGGGATCGTTGAGCACTCTTTTAAACGATTCATAGTAGATCCCACTGATGGTAAAGTCGCTCAGTGTCCTTGCAACCCCTATAGACAGCCACTGGTTCCCCGCGTGAAATACCGTCTCTTCGGAGGGTACTTTCAACCGCGCGGGGCTCATGGCACGTCGAACCTCTTCAGGATACTCCTCACCCGGTGTAACCGGCGGGATCCTCTCCCACGATGCTGTGTCGTCCGACTCGACCTTGCTTTTTTTGTCCTCTGGTTGATATATCCCCAGTGTACGACAACACTCCGGCCATCTCGACAATCGTTGAAGGGGTTCCTCGAGCTTGTCGTTCAGAATCCAGACAGTTTCCGCCATCCTGACAATCATCTCCTGAGAATAGAAGCCTCCTGGATTATCAAGCACGAACAGGGTCCCCGAAGCATCAGCCCTGCCTACGACCCGCAGTTCCAGGTCACGGAGGCCGCCGTATATCCTTGCCTCAGTCAGGAGCCTGGTCTCGTATTCTACATTCATGCTGTAAACATCTGGAAGGTAAGCGACTATCAACCATTCTCCCTCATAAGAATGGCTGGCCTGTACCGCTTCGAAATCGGAACAGTCTACGATAATAACGCCACGCCCGTTCCTTCCCTTGCCAGCACCGGGAACTGGAAAACTCTTATGGGAAGCATAATGGTCCATCCATACTCTTCGCCCGGAAGAACTGACAAGTTCAGCCGTCTCGGGCCAGTGCCGCCCCAGGAATACAATCTGCCGGTTTTCTTCTTTCATACCGATTCCAGACTAACTTTTCTTTCCAAGACCACTATCATAAGATTGGCGATGTTTTTCTTTTCTTTTTGTCTCAAGGATCTTTTTCTTCTCGCACTCCATATATTCCTGAAGGAGATCGGCCAGCTCCTTTATCTCAGTATCGTCTTCCTCGTTCCCCCATACATCGCCTGACAGCAGCGACAGACAGAATTCCCTCTGCTTTTCGATCTCATCGAGATCAAGAGCACTTGACGATCCGAACGTCTTCTCCATCAATTCATGCGCACTGTGAGCCTTCATCATCGCCTGGATAGCTTCTCTCGCGGACTGCCCGAGAAGAATATCTTCTCCTATGTTGCCCAGTTTGCCTGAAGGAACCACGAATCCCCTGTCGTCATCACGGATGATATGCCCTTCTTTATAAAGGGTGTACCAGTATGAGAAGAATTTGCAGCTCTCCTCGTTGATCATGCTACTCGAGACGAGAGCCTCTTCAGGATCGAGAGATAGGGGCAGCTTGCTTTCATCGATGCCCGGATCACCCATTTCCCAGTTTCTATCTATATGAAGGGGATACTGGCGGCCGTGCTGAGGTCTCGTCCAGTCCCTCTCTCCGAGTCTGGTGTTGTAAGCCTCCTTCATCGTGGTTACCAGGTTTCTGAATACAAAGAGTGGAACACCGAGCACCGCGCGGTAGAAAATAGCCATTTTCCCGTTATCGGAATAATCCTTATCAACAAATTCAGGACTTACTCTTCTTACCAGGTGAGGAAAATCAAGCGATTGCACATCAGGCTTCGGATCAGGATACAGATCATGGTCATAACACACGAGTGATTGCTTGCACGAATACTCTGTTACTTCCATATCCTCCATATCGATATTGGCCATAATCGCGCTTCGCCTGACACATGTAGATATCTTGGTTTCGAGATAGTTCCTCATGAATCTCTGCATCTCGACATCAAGTTCGCGCTGAGAACGATTGAGAAGTTTTTTCTCGGTACTGTAGACAATATCGATCCAGTTCTCCTCACAGTCCTCCAGTCTTCCCATCGCTCTGAGCCGCCCTCTGAATTTAAGCTGTGCTTCGGCCATAAGAGCCTGCTGCAGATTCAGCCCCCTTTTTTCTTTTCCTTCCTTGTACGTGCCGACGATCCTCGGCCTCAGGGCTTCTTTGACGTTTTCCGTGAATACGATCCGGATCCGGTCGACCTGGTCCCTGACGGTCGTCAGGTTGGGATCGCTGAAAACGCTTGCGATCGTCTTATGTACCTCTCTGGTCCTTATTTTCACACTTTCCTTGACGAACACGTTGTAGTATTCATTCCACATCCGAGCACCGTCAAAGCCCTGTAAAGCCTCGATATCGTTGTAATACTGTTCGGCCTGTGTATCACCCCCAGGATTCTTCTGGAATTCGCTGGCCTGCCTGGCAAGTTCCTTTATCTCTTTATCGGCCTGTGTGCTGAACATGCGGAATGTCTCGCCCAGTTCAGTGAAGATCTCGAGCAACTTCGCGTGAAGATCGTGATAGAACTGCAGAAATACGAGGGTCGAATACCGGGTAGATATGGTGTTGATCCACATATCCAGTCTCTCGACTGATTGGCTGAAGTCTTCGGCACCACTTCCCCGTGTGACTTCTGATATCCATTCGTGCCACTTTGTCTTCGAGGCTTCTCGAAGTTCTTCATCGCCCCTGATTACTGCTATCGATTCGTTAAGAGCCTGTTCGCTATTATCGAGCCTGTTCTGTTCCAGGACTTTCCTCAAAATAGTGCAGACTGAATCACTGAGTTTGATGTTGGCGATTATGAACAGCCTCTGCATATGAAACGGCGTTCTTTCGTGAGCGAGGAAGTCGGTAATAAAACTCCTCTTTAATGTGTCGTCCATCATATTAGTCTTCTGACGGACTTTCTCCCTCGCGCTGTGCAGGTCTCTTCGATTCAACTTTATGTTCGCATCGAAGATATCCTGCATGTCCTCCCAACTCTCCTCCTTCGCGCTCTCCCCGCGAGTGGTCCTGTGATGCTGCAACTGAACGGCCCTTGCGGTATCTTCGAAAAACAGTGAACTGAGCCTGTCCCAGAAACGCCGGAAAGTGCCTGTAGACAGATAATTCAGGCCTTCCCGTTCTTCGATAAGCAACGTACTCTCCAGTACATCACCGAATTTATTATAAGCGAAGAAGAATGGTTCGAGCTTGGCCAGGTACTGGCGCGACACCTTGCCACCGCCGGGCTGCGATCCGCTATCCCCGGATTCATCGCCTTCGAATACATCCATATTCTCAGGTGAGATGTCTTCCGGAAGAATCAGCTTGTACAGCAGGCTCTTGCTTTCCTCGTCCATCGGTTTTGTGGCCAGATCATCGACCGAGTTCTGCAACCCCTTGAGATTCAGAGATTTCGCATACCCTGCCTTTTTCAATTCGTTGAGATACTTATTGCCTCCGTGGCTGTCCTGACGGTCATGCATATATTCCACGAATTTTTCGTCATAGAGGCGATCCTGTTCCTTGCTGTCCAGTCCTTCGAGATCATCAAGCTTAGGGATATAATCCTTTTTACCTGAAGGAAGCATAAGAAACAGTCTTGCAGAAAGATGTTCCTGGATCACGTCGGCGGTCTTCCTCATCGAACAGTATTCGAGAAGGTCGTTATCGGGAAGAACCAGAACGGAGCAACCGTAACTCCCATAGAACGTACTGTAAAGTCCTCTAGCGAGCCGCTTCTGGTTCTTTTCGTAATTGTCGTAGTCGCTGTTCCTGTGAGCGAATATCGGCGAGAACAGCTGTAGATAAATTGCGTCTGCAACCGATACCTTCCAGTTATCGATAAAAACGTCCGGATTGGTATCTATAACATAGATGAAATCAAACGGACTTTCGGTTATCTCGGTATCTGAAATAAATGGATGATAGACAAACGATCTCCTGTTCCTGGCATCACGAAGGTCAGAGAAGACCTTGAGATGCATCAGGTGCTCGTCCTCTTTCATGGCGCTGTATCCGTTGGCCATGATGTCTCCTCTCTGCCTCATGTTCCGGATTTTTGGCAGAACGAGAGTGGAGAGCATCGATATGCCGGTTATATTGGCCGACCATCCGAAGTTATTGATCAGGTTTCGAATGATCGCAGCAAACATCAGGTGGGCACCCGAACCAGTGCCTCCCGCCACAGTATAGTACATGAAGACGTTGAACTTCTTTACTTCATAGGACAGCATCGTGTTCTGCATGTCGATGGTCGAGAGGATAGCTGACTCGAGCCGCTTGATCAGGTCGGTCGATTCGAGGCTGTTGTAGAGGCTCACCCTGCTCTCTATCCTTATCTGGCCGGCTCCCGCGCCCTGCGAAGAACGGAAGTTATACCAGTCGTGAATCCACTGATCGACCCTTGGATCGGGATCAGGTTTGCTCGCCCCACCTCGTCCGAGTTTATCCTTGACCCAGAGCCCCTTGTCGAACCCGCTTATGGCATAACGGTGCGCCTGGGGTACGTGCCTGCACCCATCCAGATCAGCCTTGTCTGTATCGATAACGAAGAACTGCATCGTCTTCTGAAGCAGTTCCCAGTCATCCCTGTCTCCCAGAATGGAAGCTATCCGGTTGACGATCTGCCCGCCGGCTCCACCCAGACCGATGAACAGTGTCGGTGGATGTTTACGATCATTAATCATAATCTTTTTCTCCCTGATCATTTGAGCCTGATAACAAAACGACCTTCTTCTATCTCACCTGGGACCGGATAACTGATAGAACCGCGTACCGGTACAAGCTTGTTCTTGTCAGAGGGAGCTTCCTTGCCCGTCACTCTGTGCAGATCACCCAGCCTGATCAGTATCTTTCCGCCCGACCGGAAAAAACCAACGTTGGTATTTCCGACCTTGGCCTTGAAAGGCCTGGCGAACGGTCCTGTAGGGAATCCAAGGACTGATTGGATCAACCGGCCCAGTTTGCTTCCGAAACTCGAATCCAGATATTTGTTTTGAGTTTTCTTTCCTTTCCTCTTGTTAGTAAAGGATTTTACCATCGTCAACGGATATAAAAACAGAAGTGCCTTTAGATAGGAAGAGAGCAAGCCTTCACCTGGACGCGGACTGTGATATCGCCTGAGGGCCCTCTTCGGCTTATATGAGATCTTCCGTGTACTGTAACCAAACACGTAATGTAAAGGACGATAGATGAAGAAAAGGAAGATCCACAGATAGATCAGCCACTGCAGCCAGAAATGACTGGTCCTCCATGCCCAACCGAGCTCCTGGATCTCGGCTTTCACGCCGATCTCCTTGTCTCCCTTTATCTTTCCTGCATTTGAAGGATATATGATCGGTACTACAAGTCTCTTTCCAAGCTTTCTAGCGTCACGATTGATATCGAGATAGAAATCAGCCTTATAATCTTCGTCTATGACGAAACGCTTTCTATGGCGCCGGTCGGTCAGTCGGATTCGATATTCGTCATAAAGTTTTTCTTCATCGAGCTTGAATACCACTCCCCTGAGAGCCGGATCGGTACCTTTGAATCTCACAACAGCTTTATTCTTCCTCCAGTTCTCAGCATAAGGAAGTTTAAGCAATTTACTCACGCATCGACACCACCAGTAATACATACCGTCGGCAAAAGGAATGACTTCTCCAAAATCAGCGTCGTTGTTGACCCTCAGAATGACTCCGTCCTTGCCTCCGAACTTAACGTTGATTGTCCGGTTGAGCCACATGCTGTTACCGGCCGAGCAGACAAGGTCGTGAAATAAGGTGTCCTTCGGCGTAATTTCCATCTCGAATCCGTATCGCTCATCTGGCCTGTCCTCGAGGGATGTCTCCACGTAATTAAGGGAGTACTTAAACTCTCCCTCACTGAAAAATTCAGGATCCTTGATCGGCTCCCCGCTGCTGTCTACCAGACGTCCCCGGACCAGGTTGGGAGCATTCATCAGACCCCTTTTCGGGTACTTGCCGTATATCTGTAAATAAACATCGTAATTCTGGATCAGAAGGGCTGACGCATCCTCTAGCCCTTCCAGCTTGAAATCCCATGAACCAGGATTCGGATCGTTGACATGAATGATCTGGTAAGGCCCCAGATGCTCTGTCCTGTCCATTCGAACATAGCCCGACCCTCCTAATTGACTGGACAGCTTGCTTCCTTCCGGGTCCTCGAAGGAAACGGACAGCTGATCCCCCTTATCGGGGATGAAGAGAACAAATTCCTTAACATACTTGTTAATATTTACTGAAGTCTTGCCCTGCAGCGGGCAGGGCTCTACCCTGGTTTCCAGTATCTTTCCGAAAACTTCGGCGAATTTTCCCACAAGGTCCTCGGGTCGCCCGGCCTTGAGTATCGTTCCCCCCGTCGCCTCAGCCAGAGGAAGAAGATGGTCTATCCTCGTAGCATCACCGAGAGCCACACCGTAGAAAACTATATTATTCTTTTTAAGGACATCCCGGTACTTGAGAAGATT belongs to Candidatus Latescibacterota bacterium and includes:
- a CDS encoding tubulin-like doman-containing protein, which produces MINDRKHPPTLFIGLGGAGGQIVNRIASILGDRDDWELLQKTMQFFVIDTDKADLDGCRHVPQAHRYAISGFDKGLWVKDKLGRGGASKPDPDPRVDQWIHDWYNFRSSQGAGAGQIRIESRVSLYNSLESTDLIKRLESAILSTIDMQNTMLSYEVKKFNVFMYYTVAGGTGSGAHLMFAAIIRNLINNFGWSANITGISMLSTLVLPKIRNMRQRGDIMANGYSAMKEDEHLMHLKVFSDLRDARNRRSFVYHPFISDTEITESPFDFIYVIDTNPDVFIDNWKVSVADAIYLQLFSPIFAHRNSDYDNYEKNQKRLARGLYSTFYGSYGCSVLVLPDNDLLEYCSMRKTADVIQEHLSARLFLMLPSGKKDYIPKLDDLEGLDSKEQDRLYDEKFVEYMHDRQDSHGGNKYLNELKKAGYAKSLNLKGLQNSVDDLATKPMDEESKSLLYKLILPEDISPENMDVFEGDESGDSGSQPGGGKVSRQYLAKLEPFFFAYNKFGDVLESTLLIEEREGLNYLSTGTFRRFWDRLSSLFFEDTARAVQLQHHRTTRGESAKEESWEDMQDIFDANIKLNRRDLHSAREKVRQKTNMMDDTLKRSFITDFLAHERTPFHMQRLFIIANIKLSDSVCTILRKVLEQNRLDNSEQALNESIAVIRGDEELREASKTKWHEWISEVTRGSGAEDFSQSVERLDMWINTISTRYSTLVFLQFYHDLHAKLLEIFTELGETFRMFSTQADKEIKELARQASEFQKNPGGDTQAEQYYNDIEALQGFDGARMWNEYYNVFVKESVKIRTREVHKTIASVFSDPNLTTVRDQVDRIRIVFTENVKEALRPRIVGTYKEGKEKRGLNLQQALMAEAQLKFRGRLRAMGRLEDCEENWIDIVYSTEKKLLNRSQRELDVEMQRFMRNYLETKISTCVRRSAIMANIDMEDMEVTEYSCKQSLVCYDHDLYPDPKPDVQSLDFPHLVRRVSPEFVDKDYSDNGKMAIFYRAVLGVPLFVFRNLVTTMKEAYNTRLGERDWTRPQHGRQYPLHIDRNWEMGDPGIDESKLPLSLDPEEALVSSSMINEESCKFFSYWYTLYKEGHIIRDDDRGFVVPSGKLGNIGEDILLGQSAREAIQAMMKAHSAHELMEKTFGSSSALDLDEIEKQREFCLSLLSGDVWGNEEDDTEIKELADLLQEYMECEKKKILETKRKEKHRQSYDSGLGKKS
- a CDS encoding VWA domain-containing protein, with protein sequence MKRSFVVLILFAGILSLIGCDTIGDFAAKFKKDKIPDDEITWSKGAPPLQRNLALVLDSSGSMKRNDKQKMMLFSSLVFIDMLSDMDQLYITSFPNPGVVSSDKLATDVINASCAGWKSSTADQIGPLRNDPSGNGELKDWVKSLEYYSQITVFEEPIYRAVKNLSSMEPVEAKRYLILFTDGNTDRGGKRTNSWMEEIHRREKENLLKYRDVLKKNNIVFYGVALGDATRIDHLLPLAEATGGTILKAGRPEDLVGKFAEVFGKILETRVEPCPLQGKTSVNINKYVKEFVLFIPDKGDQLSVSFEDPEGSKLSSQLGGSGYVRMDRTEHLGPYQIIHVNDPNPGSWDFKLEGLEDASALLIQNYDVYLQIYGKYPKRGLMNAPNLVRGRLVDSSGEPIKDPEFFSEGEFKYSLNYVETSLEDRPDERYGFEMEITPKDTLFHDLVCSAGNSMWLNRTINVKFGGKDGVILRVNNDADFGEVIPFADGMYYWWCRCVSKLLKLPYAENWRKNKAVVRFKGTDPALRGVVFKLDEEKLYDEYRIRLTDRRHRKRFVIDEDYKADFYLDINRDARKLGKRLVVPIIYPSNAGKIKGDKEIGVKAEIQELGWAWRTSHFWLQWLIYLWIFLFFIYRPLHYVFGYSTRKISYKPKRALRRYHSPRPGEGLLSSYLKALLFLYPLTMVKSFTNKRKGKKTQNKYLDSSFGSKLGRLIQSVLGFPTGPFARPFKAKVGNTNVGFFRSGGKILIRLGDLHRVTGKEAPSDKNKLVPVRGSISYPVPGEIEEGRFVIRLK